In Cydia pomonella isolate Wapato2018A chromosome 27, ilCydPomo1, whole genome shotgun sequence, a single genomic region encodes these proteins:
- the LOC133532382 gene encoding uncharacterized protein LOC133532382, with the protein MEVLFGGALLRSKSSNRAIPSTTNKTRNLSTGDVGYKMENMKRRGVYVEKWVNPKLPAEDNKRHKSKAQPIPRPQTSKLLTSAPKESNISTYTRLLGTTDPAVRFIKRKKRTLPEKLPKQSSKTSKQSKHENKPRNIVEDNKNMNKFRQNHAKDAENITSPRKVLQTPSTSSKLTRDLSSDTNWSTIFPKRDNTNLLQQYICNYDESKPKDNDDKLKKAEGKKDEQIYTFFKDLIESVYDEEVATNPDVQSGKSSDIKFEIDDPVAQKLQEYNSKQYTIEDKDFAYDQSRELADYYNNKSRLTPQKSIKRRKKNIRKYTFTDKSAYSKEESRPKKPNLLNLLKQQLAIDLTMQEEPESMYEALLNIAKNKRKRKQIYFETTKEPSDIERVCRFKRRNVLSPSPRMPKRVRQTSRYDSKTTAGIKRFESDTSIEFESSHSLEVLGFDYDVIEPETEPSEIETAISKIKSITNLNEGITTVTHHWIS; encoded by the exons ATGGAAGTATTATTTGGAGGGGCGTTGTTGAGGTCTAAGTCTTCGAACAGAGCCATCCCGAGTACCACCAACAAAACTAGAAATTTGAGTACAGGCGACGTGGGGTACAAGATGGAAAATATGAAAAGGCGTGGAGTCTACGTTGAGAAGTGGGTGAACCCTAAATTGCCCGCTGAAG ATAACAAAAGACATAAATCGAAAGCACAGCCAATTCCTCGGCCACAAACATCCAAATTGCTAACATCTGCCCCGAAAGAGTCCAACATCTCAACATACACCCGCCTCCTGGGCACTACAGACCCCGCGGTAAGATTCATCAAACGTAAAAAGAGGACCCTTCCTGAAAAGCTTCCAAAACAGAGCTCCAAAACATCCAAACagtcaaaacatgaaaataaacCAAGGAATATTGTGGAAGACAATAAAAACATGAACAAGTTCAGACAGAATCACGCAAAAGATGCGGAAAATATCACATCACCCCGAAAGGTGCTACAAACCCCTTCTACGTCTTCTAAATTAACCAGAGACTTGTCTTCTGATACTAACTGGTCCACCATCTTCCCGAAAAGAGATAACACTAATTTATTACAACAGTATATCTGCAATTATGATGAAAGTAAACCAAAGGACAAcgatgataaattaaaaaaagccgAGGGTAAGAAAGACGAACAGATTTATACCTTTTTCAAAGACCTCATCGAGTCTGTTTACGACGAAGAAGTAGCTACAAATCCTGATGTACAGAGTGGGAAATCTTCTGATATCAAATTTGAGATAGACGACCCCGTAGCGCAGAAACTTCAGGAATATAATTCCAAGCAATATACAATTGAAGATAAGGATTTCGCGTACGATCAAAGTCGTGAGCTGGCAGATTATTACAACAATAAGTCGCGGTTAACACCACAAAAAAGCATTAAGCGAAGAAAGAAAAACATAAGAAAGTATACGTTTACTGATAAGTCTGCATACTCAAAAGAAGAAAGCAGGCCTAAAAAGCCTAATCTTCTGAACCTTTTGAAACAACAATTGGCAATAGATTTAACCATGCAAGAAGAACCTGAAAGCATGTACGAAGCGCTCCTGAACATAGCGAAAAATAAACGCAAGcgtaaacaaatatatttcgAGACGACGAAAGAACCTAGCGATATAGAAAGGGTTTGTAGATTTAAGCGTCGAAATGTTTTGTCACCGAGCCCAAGAATGCCGAAAAGGGTGAGACAGACGAGTAGGTATGATTCAAAAACTACGGCTGGAATAAAGCGATTTGAATCGGATACTTCGATAGAGTTTGAATCTAGCCATTCGTTGGAAGTGCTCGGTTTTGATTATGATGTTATAGAGCCGGAGACGGAACCCTCGGAAATCGAGACGGCGATTAGTAAAATCAAGTCCATCACGAACTTGAACGAAGGCATCACCACAGTCACGCACCATTGGATATCTTAA